A single window of Pectobacterium parmentieri DNA harbors:
- a CDS encoding helix-turn-helix transcriptional regulator: MRSFTQSSKPIYKDHIVQQSSLVANHYRFIGPRLIDNTAVLFGSFTVVQLNPHLILHTADVINRHNMKTQNLLDGAIKLAIVVSGNAHISFAHQELHLGESQPASLISLTEPTMFTRIGKRDEYERTITLTFDREWLYGNMMDTVGDWQAIHDFTQTHLATHLWTPSRQAQAIALQTLDAEPCQTPLQRLYLEMQCMSLIIEAFTSLTASLAQEKSSGVTLRGYHRIQQIRDMLESGSADHLSMSEIAKSVNMSESTLQRHFRQAFNMSVFEYLRNCRLQRAMLALQKDGIGIAQAASIAGYNSPANFATALRRAFGITPGQLKDRF; the protein is encoded by the coding sequence GTGCGCAGCTTCACTCAGTCATCAAAGCCGATCTATAAAGATCACATCGTTCAGCAATCGAGTCTGGTCGCGAATCATTACCGTTTTATCGGCCCTCGGCTGATCGATAACACAGCCGTGTTATTCGGTTCGTTCACCGTCGTGCAGCTCAATCCGCATCTGATCCTGCATACCGCTGATGTGATTAATCGTCACAACATGAAAACCCAAAACCTGCTGGATGGCGCGATCAAGCTCGCCATCGTAGTGAGCGGCAATGCGCATATTTCATTTGCCCATCAGGAACTGCATCTGGGAGAGAGCCAGCCAGCCTCGCTGATTTCGCTGACGGAACCGACGATGTTTACCCGCATCGGCAAGCGTGATGAATATGAGAGAACCATTACTCTGACGTTCGACAGAGAATGGCTGTACGGCAATATGATGGACACCGTCGGTGACTGGCAGGCCATCCACGATTTCACCCAAACCCACCTTGCGACACACTTGTGGACACCGTCCCGGCAGGCGCAGGCAATAGCCTTACAAACGCTGGATGCTGAGCCTTGCCAAACGCCGCTCCAGCGCCTTTACCTGGAAATGCAGTGCATGAGCTTGATTATCGAAGCGTTTACCTCACTGACTGCCAGCTTGGCGCAGGAGAAAAGCAGCGGTGTTACCTTACGCGGCTACCATCGTATTCAACAGATTCGAGATATGCTGGAAAGCGGCAGCGCCGACCACCTTTCGATGAGTGAAATAGCCAAAAGCGTCAACATGAGTGAAAGTACGCTACAGCGCCATTTTCGTCAGGCGTTCAATATGAGCGTTTTTGAATACCTGCGTAACTGTCGTTTGCAGCGCGCCATGCTAGCTTTGCAGAAAGACGGTATCGGTATTGCGCAGGCCGCCAGCATCGCCGGCTACAATAGCCCTGCCAATTTTGCCACCGCGCTGCGCCGTGCGTTTGGCATTACACCTGGCCAGCTAAAAGACCGTTTCTGA
- a CDS encoding ArsR/SmtB family transcription factor, with translation MTLGNSDKEFMRDGAAKAAALLRAIGNENRLLALCLLIEHREMSVGTLLEHIPLSQSALSQHLAKMREEGLISYRRESQTLYYRIENQDVETIIATLKTLFCP, from the coding sequence ATGACGTTGGGCAATTCAGATAAGGAATTCATGCGAGACGGCGCAGCAAAAGCCGCAGCATTGTTGCGTGCGATAGGTAACGAAAACAGGCTTCTGGCGCTCTGCTTGCTTATTGAGCACCGTGAAATGTCGGTGGGTACGCTGCTTGAACATATCCCGCTTAGTCAGTCAGCCCTCTCGCAACATCTGGCGAAAATGCGTGAGGAAGGGTTGATTAGCTATCGGCGCGAGTCACAAACGCTGTACTACCGCATCGAAAATCAGGATGTGGAAACGATCATCGCTACCTTAAAAACCCTTTTCTGCCCCTGA
- a CDS encoding RtcB family protein: MSTFTRLQKRLSRLGIDTDYQHSIYHLRRQHVEAQVLLPEALPLEEKAVQQLLDFASVHMPGSDAHVCAARATPDFHPGTLAPVGSIVATTENFVIPAAIGTDINCGMRLLTTGVHHADADERKPALIQALKNTLLLDQRDVPVTPNSFSALFDEGLPAWLAALPLQGLWQDVDFQRLSAELASIAGTEAIRAHSRHAPEPFFAPREILRPSSLGTVGSGNHFVELQIVDAVLDRHAAYQAGVKEGEVVIMIHTGSRDVGFYVGQRGIDKARACWPAGEKYPASGLFGLVDGHAADYMEAMGVAARYAWINRIVLTELIRSSWKQVFTRDTSKLVVDLSHNIILPEHGMNLHRKGATPAKAGEFALIPGSMGDYSYLVTGKGDPDWLWSCSHGAGRAERRQSMRNKVDTAKQADALPWQCITLKDERLREEAPAAYKPVAPVIDIQEQSGLIQPVARLRPWLTFKA, encoded by the coding sequence ATGTCTACATTCACTCGTTTACAAAAACGTTTATCCCGTTTGGGGATAGACACTGATTACCAACATTCTATTTATCATCTCCGCAGGCAGCACGTAGAAGCGCAAGTTTTATTGCCGGAAGCGTTGCCGCTAGAGGAAAAAGCCGTTCAGCAACTGCTGGATTTCGCCTCGGTTCATATGCCGGGCAGCGATGCACACGTCTGTGCCGCTCGCGCGACGCCGGATTTCCACCCCGGTACGCTTGCGCCTGTCGGCAGCATTGTCGCCACAACGGAGAACTTCGTTATCCCGGCAGCGATTGGGACGGATATCAATTGCGGCATGCGATTGCTGACGACGGGCGTACATCATGCGGATGCCGACGAGCGCAAACCCGCGCTGATTCAGGCGCTCAAAAATACGTTACTTCTGGATCAGCGTGATGTTCCCGTTACGCCAAATTCGTTTTCTGCGCTCTTTGATGAAGGATTGCCGGCGTGGCTGGCGGCACTGCCCTTGCAGGGGCTTTGGCAGGACGTGGATTTCCAACGGCTATCGGCGGAGCTTGCTTCTATAGCTGGAACCGAGGCGATTCGCGCCCATAGTCGACATGCACCTGAGCCGTTTTTTGCGCCTCGTGAGATCCTTCGGCCTTCCAGTCTGGGCACGGTCGGGTCGGGGAACCACTTTGTTGAGTTGCAAATTGTGGATGCCGTTTTGGACCGACATGCAGCGTATCAGGCTGGCGTGAAGGAAGGCGAAGTCGTGATTATGATTCATACCGGCTCACGCGACGTGGGCTTTTATGTCGGCCAGCGTGGGATCGATAAAGCGCGAGCTTGCTGGCCAGCGGGAGAGAAATATCCGGCATCCGGCCTGTTTGGTCTGGTTGATGGGCACGCGGCGGACTATATGGAGGCCATGGGCGTCGCTGCCCGCTATGCGTGGATCAATCGGATCGTACTGACTGAACTGATCCGTTCCTCCTGGAAACAGGTATTTACGCGGGATACCAGCAAGCTGGTGGTCGATCTGTCGCATAACATCATTCTGCCGGAACATGGCATGAACCTGCATCGCAAAGGGGCGACACCTGCAAAAGCTGGGGAGTTTGCGCTGATTCCCGGTTCAATGGGGGATTACTCCTATCTCGTTACGGGGAAAGGGGATCCCGATTGGCTGTGGTCGTGTTCACACGGCGCGGGGCGTGCCGAGCGTCGGCAAAGTATGCGTAATAAAGTTGATACGGCGAAGCAGGCAGATGCGCTGCCCTGGCAATGTATTACGCTGAAAGATGAGCGACTGCGGGAAGAAGCGCCTGCGGCTTATAAACCGGTTGCTCCTGTGATTGATATTCAGGAACAGTCAGGGCTGATTCAACCCGTGGCACGGCTACGCCCGTGGTTGACGTTTAAGGCCTGA
- a CDS encoding TonB-dependent siderophore receptor — MKLPQSRHYLATLIGVSCGMTSFLNAAQASTVPSTESAPLVQNQTESKTSGDTMVVTAAEQIRQAPGVSVITAEDISKRPPANDLSELIRTMPGVNLSGNSTSGSRGNNRQIDIRGMGPENTLILVDGKPVSSRAAVRYGWRGERDTRGDTNWVPADMVERIEVLRGPAAARYGNGAAGGVVNIITKQPTQEWHGAWNSYMSFPEDKADGATKRTNFNLMGGLTDTLSLRLYGNYNKTQADAWNINDGHQITPLSTAVPAGREGVRNKDINALLRWTFMPKQTLEFETGFSRQGNIYAGDTENNNGKADTQALYGQETNRMYRQKYAITHRGYWDSGISTLSYLQYEATRNARIFEPLAGGPAGRPTGNYQSTIKLDAYTAHSEVNVPFEAWFSQTATIGMEWVEQKMHDPSSNTQPTTEAGSVGSIADTHRSENISARIASVFAEDNIELTDSTMLTPALRLDHHNIVGTNWSPSLNLSQQLGDDFTLKMGIARAYKAPNLYQLNPNYLLYSRGNGCYGAGACYLMGNNNLDAETSVNKEIGIEFKRDGYQAGVTYFRNDYRNKIESGIHKIGNAVGGSNKDYRNANVYQWENVPKALVEGLEGSLAIPVTETISWNNNITWMLRSENKTTGDYLSITPEFTLNSSVSWQATDELSVLANMTWYGRQKPKKYNYQGKAVGSIPLTAAYDTHEVSPYAIFGLSSTYEVNKNLSITGGVENLFDKRQYRAGNAQSLTATNSAGVTSITSYGAGAATYNEPGRAFFVSVKTSF; from the coding sequence ATGAAACTACCACAATCGCGCCATTATTTGGCGACGCTCATTGGCGTTAGCTGCGGGATGACGTCGTTTTTGAATGCGGCGCAAGCCTCGACCGTTCCTTCAACAGAATCTGCCCCTCTGGTGCAGAATCAGACCGAAAGTAAAACGTCGGGCGATACGATGGTAGTCACGGCTGCAGAGCAAATCCGTCAGGCTCCCGGTGTATCGGTGATTACGGCTGAGGATATCAGCAAACGTCCACCTGCTAACGATCTGTCAGAACTGATTCGTACCATGCCGGGCGTTAATCTGTCCGGTAACTCAACCAGTGGCTCACGTGGCAATAACCGCCAGATCGATATCCGCGGCATGGGGCCAGAAAACACGCTGATTTTGGTGGATGGCAAACCTGTTTCGAGCCGTGCGGCTGTGCGTTACGGCTGGCGCGGCGAGCGTGACACCCGTGGTGACACCAACTGGGTGCCTGCGGACATGGTGGAGCGCATTGAAGTGCTGCGTGGCCCGGCTGCCGCGCGCTATGGTAACGGTGCTGCGGGCGGTGTGGTTAACATCATCACCAAACAGCCGACGCAAGAATGGCACGGTGCATGGAATAGCTACATGAGTTTCCCTGAAGATAAGGCTGATGGTGCCACTAAACGTACCAATTTTAACTTAATGGGAGGTCTAACCGACACGCTTAGCCTTCGCTTATATGGTAATTATAATAAAACACAGGCAGATGCTTGGAATATCAACGATGGGCATCAGATAACTCCGTTATCAACGGCGGTACCGGCTGGCCGTGAAGGCGTTCGTAACAAAGATATCAATGCATTGCTGCGTTGGACATTTATGCCGAAACAAACGTTGGAGTTTGAAACTGGTTTTAGCCGTCAGGGCAACATCTATGCGGGCGATACTGAGAATAACAATGGTAAAGCGGATACCCAGGCTCTTTACGGTCAGGAAACCAACCGTATGTATCGGCAGAAGTATGCGATAACTCACCGCGGCTATTGGGATAGTGGCATAAGTACGCTGTCTTATCTGCAATATGAAGCTACTCGTAATGCACGAATTTTCGAGCCTTTAGCGGGGGGCCCTGCAGGTCGTCCAACAGGAAACTATCAGTCGACCATTAAACTGGATGCTTATACGGCACACAGCGAAGTCAATGTTCCATTTGAGGCATGGTTTAGTCAAACCGCCACCATTGGCATGGAGTGGGTGGAACAAAAGATGCACGATCCGTCTTCAAATACACAACCTACCACTGAAGCTGGTAGTGTCGGCTCCATTGCTGATACTCATCGTAGCGAGAATATTTCTGCTCGTATCGCTTCTGTTTTTGCAGAAGATAATATCGAATTAACTGATAGCACTATGCTGACACCAGCACTGCGCCTAGATCATCATAATATCGTTGGTACCAACTGGAGTCCATCGCTGAACTTGTCGCAGCAGTTGGGAGACGATTTTACCCTGAAGATGGGGATTGCTCGTGCTTACAAAGCGCCGAACCTCTATCAACTTAACCCCAACTATCTGCTGTATAGCCGTGGCAATGGTTGTTATGGTGCAGGCGCCTGCTATCTGATGGGGAATAACAATCTTGATGCGGAAACCAGTGTCAACAAAGAGATTGGTATTGAGTTCAAGCGAGATGGGTACCAGGCGGGGGTTACTTATTTCCGCAATGATTACCGTAATAAAATTGAGTCGGGTATCCACAAAATCGGCAACGCGGTAGGAGGAAGTAATAAAGATTATCGCAATGCGAATGTCTATCAGTGGGAAAATGTGCCTAAAGCGTTGGTAGAGGGGCTGGAAGGGTCGTTGGCTATTCCGGTCACCGAGACAATAAGCTGGAACAATAATATTACATGGATGCTGCGTTCCGAAAACAAAACAACGGGTGATTACCTATCAATCACACCGGAGTTTACGCTCAATTCTTCCGTGAGCTGGCAGGCAACAGACGAGCTATCCGTTTTGGCGAACATGACCTGGTACGGGCGCCAGAAGCCGAAGAAATATAACTATCAAGGTAAAGCAGTGGGATCTATACCGTTGACTGCGGCTTACGATACCCATGAGGTTAGTCCTTATGCGATCTTTGGTTTGAGTTCAACTTACGAGGTGAATAAAAACCTGAGTATCACTGGTGGGGTGGAAAATTTGTTCGACAAGCGCCAATATCGGGCAGGGAATGCTCAGTCGCTGACTGCGACCAACTCTGCGGGTGTAACCAGCATAACGTCCTACGGCGCAGGTGCGGCAACCTATAACGAACCGGGACGGGCTTTCTTTGTCAGCGTGAAGACGTCGTTCTAA